The following proteins come from a genomic window of Nocardiopsis sp. YSL2:
- a CDS encoding enediyne biosynthesis protein UnbU gives MTVTRPGGERTADTGAGDPQAPEAPATGTKPPVDRRLKALRMFATSITVFNIVGHLLLGFEQSPITPIVAVLFGYALDLVLETMDARAQGRRPGYAGGPGAMVDYLLPTHIAGLACAMLLWGNTSLWPYLFAVSIAVSSKYLFRIPVAGRKRHFLNPSNLGIAVTLLLFPWVGIAPPYHFTNDAFGTVDWLIPLGILMAGTMLNVNLTQRWPLILGWVGGFVLQAVLRWLLLDHMLVAALAPLTGVAFILFTNYMITDPGTTPSRRRNQVVFGLTTALVYGILVSLHVVFGLFFALVLTCLLRGALLVASPWFARWTATTGPAAPAEKTEVAP, from the coding sequence ATGACTGTGACCAGACCTGGCGGCGAGAGGACCGCCGACACCGGGGCGGGGGACCCGCAGGCGCCCGAGGCGCCCGCGACGGGCACCAAGCCCCCCGTGGACCGGCGCCTGAAGGCCCTGCGCATGTTCGCCACCTCCATCACCGTGTTCAACATCGTGGGGCACCTCCTCCTGGGCTTCGAGCAGTCGCCGATCACGCCCATCGTCGCGGTGCTGTTCGGCTACGCGCTGGACCTGGTCCTGGAGACCATGGACGCCCGCGCGCAGGGACGCAGGCCCGGGTACGCGGGCGGCCCCGGAGCCATGGTCGACTACCTGCTGCCCACCCACATCGCGGGCCTGGCGTGCGCGATGCTGTTGTGGGGCAACACCTCGCTCTGGCCGTACCTGTTCGCCGTGTCCATCGCGGTGAGCAGCAAGTACCTGTTCCGTATCCCGGTCGCCGGCCGCAAGCGGCACTTCCTCAACCCGTCCAACCTCGGGATCGCGGTGACGCTGCTGCTGTTCCCGTGGGTAGGCATCGCCCCGCCCTACCACTTCACCAATGACGCCTTCGGCACCGTGGACTGGCTGATCCCGCTGGGGATCCTCATGGCCGGCACCATGCTCAACGTCAACCTGACCCAGCGCTGGCCGCTGATCCTCGGGTGGGTCGGGGGATTCGTCCTGCAGGCCGTCCTGCGCTGGCTGCTGCTGGACCACATGCTCGTCGCCGCCCTGGCCCCGCTGACCGGTGTGGCCTTCATCCTCTTCACCAACTACATGATCACGGACCCGGGCACGACGCCCTCCCGGCGGCGCAACCAGGTGGTCTTCGGGCTCACCACCGCGCTGGTCTACGGGATCCTGGTGAGCCTGCACGTGGTGTTCGGGCTCTTCTTCGCCCTCGTCCTGACCTGCCTGCTGCGGGGAGCGCTCCTGGTGGCTTCGCCCTGGTTCGCGCGGTGGACCGCCACGACCGGCCCCGCCGCCCCCGCCGAGAAGACAGAGGTGGCCCCGTGA